The DNA segment tttctttctttttcttttttcatgcCCCCCTTCTTGTGGTAAGGGGCCTTCCTTTTATATGTATTGACCCGGCCTTTTTCCATGATTGTCCAGCATGGCCCAACTGACAACTGTTCTTGTGATGGGATAGTTGTCACGTAGGATTGACCTTCCCGCAATATTAGGGAGAGCCCATACCGAGCCCATACTGTTTCACCATGTTGCCTAATGATTTGATTTGCAGTAAGAGTCTGCCACACGTAAAGGAGGTATGGGcttcattttatataaaatgaccCTGGGCCCATTGAGTATTACCGGCCCCTGGTTTCCGGATACTTATCCTTGCATTTGCCCGGACTCACCATCTGGGCCTACCAGGATAACACTAATAgttaatcaatataatttacCAAATTTTGATGCAATACAAATTATTTCATAAACGCAATACTATATTCACTATAGTCAATTCAACTTATATAACTTATTTGGAATTCATCAAAATTTGTTATGGATTTCAGCTAAAAAAACATTGCTATGGGGATTCGtgctttttttgaaaattagatAACTAATGTGATACATTGCTATGCTACATGTGGGTAAAAAATGAGAGctcaaaataatttataatgGATTAGAACTTTATTTAATCATGATCCGTAAAATAACGATGAACATGAAGTAACTATTATATGAATGCagctgtcaaaaaaaaaaattatatgaacgCACAGTGCTGCCGTAGTTGCGTGAACATGTGTTCGAAAGATTTTAAGAagcatttattaaatttttttttatatataaatatttcttAAAAACTCTTCCAAACACTATTTTAATCAAATCATACTTTAAGGGTGCGCTTGGTATGTGTGATGAGATTAATAAGTTATATCTATTAGTTAGGATAAAGTGAATGATAAGTTTTAATGATGATAAATTTATATGGTGTTTGGTATTATATTAAAATGATGGgataacttttaaatttttattgtaaTGACCAAAATGCCCCCATGtgttaattaaacaaatattattaaaggGCACAAGCGTAAAAGTGGCCCATAATCTTTGGAACTGTGCACTTCGTGATTTACAATACCTTCTGCAACTCGAGATTCTTTTCTCTCAATTTCCCAAGTCTACAGTCGCTTTATCACGGGCCGGTTGTTATGCGCTAAAACCTAAAAAACGAGACAAACATGAGATAATTTTGCAATCCTTGGCTAATCCCATATACCAAACACAGCCCAAATGTTAGACGGTTAGTGGAGCGGAGATATGATTGCTGGGCGGAAAACCTTGGTTACATTTTTGGGGCTACGCAgccatttttaaatatatttcttACTTGTAATAATTGCtgtcaaaatttaattatataataaaggTGTACCTTAATATAGGTGGTTTTTGAAATACGGGGAAGAAAATTAATtccatcaaaaaaaaaatttatctaaaaaatgcatgcataaaataacaTATTTATAGTAATATttacaacttttaaaaataagtgattatggattttttttttaacatatttttaaatgttGCAAACACAAGTTAAGCCTTAATTATTGGTGGtgataggttacacctaaaaattcaactgggcatgagcccaatcatgaaggtccactccaaatatttttgaggcccaagcttatttaaatattatatatatttaattcaagcagaccctgaattctacaaaagcccataagaggctcaagcccgtgaaactctccgaatatctataaatagctcaagtcaacTCATTATTAAAGTACACACTTTCTTAAGCACTATATcgctctactctcgattattattccttgagtaatcgctgacttgagcgtcggagtgccttcgccgggaaccctctcggctcctctgactttgttttgtgacgtaggaacaacccactgaagatctcccAAGGGAACGTACAAGGACTTATTGATACTccggactttgcggaagcaacgtgtcgagtacaagtgatttttggctacatcagcttggcgccgtctgtgggaacttGTTCTTTACGTCATTGAGAGCacatattacttcaaaaatgTCTCAAGGAAATAATAACAATGGAAACGCACCGCCGAGTATTACTATCACCCGTGAAGACTTGACTGCGCTAATGAAAAACACAGCAGCACTTGCATCAAAAGATGCAGTTGCTCAGTACCTAGAAACCCGTAAGCGCAAAAGCAGCAAAAAAAAAGCTCAGACTGAAGGCTCGTCCTCTCTTGACCCTAATAACGAAGACCCACATAAAGATAAGTCTAAAGTGAATGATAAAGATCAAGGGgggaccaagaaaaatactactcaAAAAGACGGTGAAGCAAGTGTTCACACAGTTCATGACACCTCTGGCGAAAACAAGATCCCTAATCCAACTCGGAAGGATGGATCTCGCACACATGTAACTGGAGAGAATATGTCCGCAATTTTGCCGTCACGTCGAAGCCCCTTCACTGATGACATATTATCTGAAGCATTACCAAAGGAAGTAAAAATCCCCAGCTtacctgagttcgatggaacGAGTGACCCCCAAGATCATATTGACAAATTCTACGCGAAAGCGGATTTGTATGATATCACAGATGCTGCATACTGTAAAATTTTTCGAACAACATTATCAGGAAGAGCActcacatggttcaataagttaTCCTCTGGATCTATTGCCAATTTGGAGCAACTTACTGACTGTTTCCTtcaacaattctcaattaacaagaAATACCCGAAAACAGCAGCGTACTTGTTCACAGTCATTCAAAAAGAAGGAGAAAGTTTGAGGGACTATGTTCGGCGATTTACTCATGCGGTGCACGAAGTCTTACACGTGAACCATGATTTGTTAGCTGGAATAATGCAACAAAATTTGCGCCATCGGAAGTTCAAGGAATCAATAGCGGGAAGGCCACCCAAAAACCTAGAGGAATTACTGGAAAGAGCTGAGAAATACATACGGGTTGAAAAATCTGTAGAACCACACTACCTGAATAAAAGAAATAGGGAAGAAGATAAGCAAGATATTAGAAAGCGAGACGAGAAACGAACAGCACAGAGCCCCCGCCTCCAGAATATACCCCTCAATGCACGTCTGACCAATATACTGGTAGTGGCTGAAAAACAAGGATTGTTGCGTCCCCCTCGCCCAATGCAGAATAATCCAAAGTGCCAACGTTCGGACAAGTACTGTCATTTTCATAAAGATAAAGGTCATACAACAGAAGATTGCTTCAGTTTGCGAGCAGAGATTGAAAAACTCATAAAGCGCGGACACTTGGCGAATTTTGTGGACAAATCCCGCAGCGAGAAGCGAGATGACAGGAGTCGAGACGAACAACCAAAACGTGACTATCAAAAGCGCCATGATGAAACTGGGAAACAACATGAACGAGCTGATGAAAATTTTCCCTCGGGAGGGGTAATCGCCGTTATCACTGGGGGGCCTGCTTGTGGCGACTTGAACAATGCAAGAAAATCTCTTCTGCGGGCAGCAAAAGGAACCAACAATTTATCTAGCCCCACATCCTTGTCGATATATGAAATTGGAACTATCCAAGATGGATTATCATTCAGTGACAAAGATCTGGAGAACCCATGGGGTACCCATAATGATGCTTTAATCATCTCAGCCACAATCTCCAATTTTTGGGTAAAGAAAATTCTAGTGGATTCAGGAAGTTCGTCcgacataatttttcatgatgCATTCGTCAAATTGGGTATTAATAATGCACAGTTAACTCCAGTCAACACTCCACTAGTCGGATTTTCTGGAGAAATAGTTGAAGCTTTAGGCGAAGTAACGCTTCCTCTTTCCTTGGGTTCTTACCCCAAACGGTCTACTAAGATGGTGAAATTCCTTGTAGTAAAGTCTTCATCTGCATACAATGTGATATTGAGACGACCAAGTCTCAATATATTCCAAGCCATCGGATCGACATATCATATGAAACTGAAGTTTTCAACTCCAGGAGGAGTAGGAGAAGCCATTTGTGACTATCGTCTAGCCAGAGAGTGTCATGCGGTAACACTACGGGGTTCATCAGGAAATCGTAAAAGACAAGTTTCTAGTGAGGAAAGAGCACCGAAACCTGGTAAAATTTTACGTGAAAACGGAATACACTTGGTGGATGAGGAAGCCGAGAGCAAAGAAAGAATAACAGCAACCGAAACTCTAAAGCATGTAGAAATCGTACCAAGTGATCCCAAGAAAACCCTAAAGATCGGGACCGAATTACCTACTGAGTTGGAAGAGAAGTTGAAAATTTTTCTTGGTCGTAATTTGGACGTGTTTGCTTGGGGTGATGAGCCTCTGCCCGGAATACCTCATGAATATGCGC comes from the Henckelia pumila isolate YLH828 chromosome 1, ASM3356847v2, whole genome shotgun sequence genome and includes:
- the LOC140866824 gene encoding uncharacterized protein, with product MSQGNNNNGNAPPSITITREDLTALMKNTAALASKDAVAQYLETRKRKSSKKKAQTEGSSSLDPNNEDPHKDKSKVNDKDQGGTKKNTTQKDGEASVHTVHDTSGENKIPNPTRKDGSRTHVTGENMSAILPSRRSPFTDDILSEALPKEVKIPSLPEFDGTSDPQDHIDKFYAKADLYDITDAAYCKIFRTTLSGRALTWFNKLSSGSIANLEQLTDCFLQQFSINKKYPKTAAYLFTVIQKEGESLRDYVRRFTHAVHEVLHVNHDLLAGIMQQNLRHRKFKESIAGRPPKNLEELLERAEKYIRVEKSVEPHYLNKRNREEDKQDIRKRDEKRTAQSPRLQNIPLNARLTNILVVAEKQGLLRPPRPMQNNPKCQRSDKYCHFHKDKGHTTEDCFSLRAEIEKLIKRGHLANFVDKSRSEKRDDRSRDEQPKRDYQKRHDETGKQHERADENFPSGGVIAVITGGPACGDLNNARKSLLRAAKGTNNLSSPTSLSIYEIGTIQDGLSFSDKDLENPWGTHNDALIISATISNFWVKKILVDSGSSSDIIFHDAFVKLGINNAQLTPVNTPLVGFSGEIVEALGEVTLPLSLGSYPKRSTKMVKFLVVKSSSAYNVILRRPSLNIFQAIGSTYHMKLKFSTPGGVGEAICDYRLARECHAVTLRGSSGNRKRQVSSEERAPKPGKILRENGIHLVDEEAESKERITATETLKHVEIVPSDPKKTLKIGTELPTELEEKLKIFLGRNLDVFAWGDEPLPGIPHEYALHHLRVDPKMRPVKQKKRAFGPEKNRHIAAEVEKLLAARYIRPVIYPDWLANVVLVPKPGGKWRLCIDFTDLNKACPKDPFPLPRIDLLVDSTAGCELLTFFDAYQGYNQIGLGPEDQEKASFITDRGIYCYDVMPFGLKNAGATYQRLVNTMFEHLIGHNMEVYIDDKLVKSIQASNHLEDLEECFSILRKYKIKLNPDKCTFGVRGGKFLGYIVSKRGIEANPEKIKAILNMNPPKSVKGIQELTGRLAVLNRFIKNLQTRVYHSSKC